One region of Vulgatibacter sp. genomic DNA includes:
- a CDS encoding FdhF/YdeP family oxidoreductase, with protein sequence MKNKELAPSGGTGLVPLRADRRPAGLVPFGLGQQKPQHFREMFRIAWENRRHPYYAWKVLSRGVCDGCALGTSGLSDWTIDGTHLCLVRLNLLKLNTMDAFDAALAGDVDGLRRLDSRELRDLGRIPKVLRRRKGEAGFTAIGWEEALSELGARLRGVDPDRLALYLTSRGIGNEVYYAAQKAWRFLGSPHVENAARLCHSPSTTAMKSMLGLSASTCSYKDWYGTDVIVLFGSNVANDQPVSLKYLLEAKKRGTVVISVNTYEEPGLNKYWVPSNLDSAVLGSRIADKHVRVSPGGDLALLLAVQKRLIERGQIDHAFLAERVENFDEWRAHLDGFSFDDLVRQSGASAADVELLLSVLGPAKTGVFVWSMGLTQHAHGTATVQALLGVGLLKNFIGREKCGLMPIRGHSGVQGGAEMGAYATAFPGSKAVTPEEADRLEGLWGFRPPDRVGMDTVAMIEAAARGGLEAFFTIGGNFLETMPQPQRVEEALARVPVRIHQDIVLTKQMLVDPAEVVYVLPARTRYEHRGGITETTTERRVIFSPHVPGHEIPEAKEEWWPVVELARAIAPERAEQLAFTDAAAIRRDIAATIPAYAEIAGLSKQGDQFQWGGPHLAPGGVFPLPGGKARFVKIAPPSFERPEGAFFLGTRRGKQFNSMVQKDVDALTGAARDHVFVAPEDARRLGLRADEPIVLRSAHGEMQGRVFLAEIAPGSLQAHWPEANVLIGDRVVDPGSGVPDYNAWVRIDKVGALAPAPKRGAPDEAA encoded by the coding sequence ATGAAAAACAAGGAACTCGCTCCGTCCGGGGGCACGGGCCTCGTTCCGCTCCGCGCCGATCGCCGGCCCGCGGGCCTCGTGCCTTTCGGCCTCGGCCAGCAGAAGCCGCAGCATTTCCGCGAGATGTTCCGGATCGCCTGGGAGAACCGGCGCCATCCGTACTACGCCTGGAAGGTACTCTCCCGCGGCGTCTGCGACGGCTGCGCCCTGGGCACAAGCGGCCTCTCCGACTGGACCATCGACGGCACCCACCTGTGCCTGGTGCGCCTCAACCTCCTCAAGCTCAACACGATGGATGCCTTCGACGCGGCGCTTGCTGGCGACGTCGACGGCTTGCGCCGGCTCGACAGCAGGGAGCTGCGGGATCTCGGCCGGATCCCGAAGGTGCTCCGCCGCCGCAAGGGCGAGGCGGGCTTCACCGCCATCGGCTGGGAGGAGGCCCTCTCCGAGCTGGGGGCGCGCCTGCGTGGCGTCGATCCCGATCGGCTGGCGCTCTACCTCACCTCCCGCGGCATCGGGAACGAGGTCTACTACGCGGCGCAGAAGGCGTGGCGCTTCCTCGGCTCACCCCACGTCGAGAACGCCGCGCGGCTCTGCCACAGCCCCTCCACCACCGCGATGAAGAGCATGCTCGGGCTCTCCGCCAGCACCTGCTCCTACAAGGATTGGTACGGCACCGACGTCATCGTGCTCTTCGGCTCCAACGTGGCCAACGACCAGCCGGTCTCGCTCAAATATCTGCTCGAGGCGAAGAAGCGCGGCACGGTGGTGATCAGCGTCAACACCTACGAGGAGCCGGGGCTCAACAAATATTGGGTCCCCTCGAACCTCGACTCGGCGGTGCTTGGCTCGCGGATCGCCGACAAACACGTGCGTGTCTCGCCTGGCGGTGATCTCGCGCTCCTCCTCGCGGTGCAGAAGCGCCTGATCGAGCGCGGCCAGATCGACCACGCCTTCCTCGCCGAGCGGGTCGAGAATTTCGACGAGTGGAGGGCCCACCTCGACGGCTTCTCCTTCGACGATCTGGTGCGGCAGAGCGGGGCGAGCGCCGCCGACGTGGAGCTGCTCCTCTCGGTGCTCGGCCCGGCGAAGACCGGCGTCTTCGTCTGGAGCATGGGCCTCACCCAGCACGCCCACGGCACCGCCACGGTGCAGGCGCTGCTCGGCGTGGGGCTCCTCAAGAATTTCATCGGCCGCGAGAAGTGCGGGCTGATGCCGATCCGCGGCCACTCCGGCGTGCAGGGCGGCGCGGAGATGGGCGCCTACGCCACCGCCTTCCCCGGCAGCAAGGCCGTGACGCCCGAGGAGGCCGACAGGCTCGAGGGGCTGTGGGGCTTCCGCCCGCCGGATCGCGTCGGCATGGACACGGTGGCGATGATCGAGGCGGCAGCCCGCGGCGGCCTCGAGGCCTTCTTCACCATCGGCGGCAACTTCCTCGAGACCATGCCCCAGCCGCAGCGGGTGGAGGAGGCGCTGGCCAGGGTGCCGGTGCGCATCCACCAGGACATCGTGCTCACGAAGCAGATGCTCGTGGACCCGGCGGAGGTGGTCTACGTGCTGCCGGCGCGGACCCGCTACGAGCACCGCGGCGGCATCACCGAGACCACCACCGAGCGGCGGGTCATCTTCTCGCCCCATGTGCCGGGCCACGAGATCCCCGAGGCGAAGGAGGAGTGGTGGCCGGTGGTGGAGCTCGCCCGCGCCATCGCGCCCGAGCGCGCAGAGCAGCTCGCCTTCACGGATGCCGCCGCCATCCGTCGCGACATCGCCGCCACCATCCCCGCCTACGCGGAGATCGCCGGGCTATCGAAGCAGGGCGACCAATTCCAGTGGGGCGGCCCCCACCTCGCCCCGGGCGGCGTCTTCCCGCTCCCAGGCGGCAAGGCCCGCTTCGTGAAGATCGCGCCGCCCAGCTTCGAGCGACCCGAGGGCGCCTTCTTCCTCGGCACCCGCCGCGGCAAGCAGTTCAACTCGATGGTGCAGAAGGACGTCGACGCGCTCACCGGCGCCGCGCGCGACCACGTCTTCGTCGCCCCGGAGGACGCGCGCCGCCTCGGCCTCCGCGCCGACGAGCCCATCGTGCTCCGCTCGGCGCACGGCGAGATGCAGGGCCGCGTCTTCCTCGCCGAGATCGCCCCCGGCTCCCTGCAGGCCCACTGGCCCGAGGCCAACGTCCTCATCGGCGACCGCGTGGTCGATCCCGGCTCCGGCGTCCCCGACTACAACGCCTGGGTGCGGATCGACAAGGTGGGCGCCCTCGCTCCTGCGCCGAAGCGCGGCGCACCGGACGAGGCGGCGTAG
- a CDS encoding flagellar motor protein MotB translates to MTKTWMLLPLVLAAGCVSQGKYDELQKNFDEQAATLQEREARIVSLEEALAAEERKSAEQAKTIEQLQGQLASLQRDQANLLKDRASLAASVEEMQDALAEANRRKAEADARIAEYRNLLARFQPLIDAGKLRVKIVDGRMVVELPTDVLFASGSARLAQEGQQAVAEVSRVLAEIPDRQFMVEGHTDDVPIKTAQYPSNWELAAARAITVAKTMIDAGMQPERLSAASFGEFKPAQSNESKEGRTANRRIEIVVVPDLSSLPGFEELQRAAGES, encoded by the coding sequence ATGACGAAGACGTGGATGCTGCTTCCCCTCGTACTCGCCGCGGGCTGCGTGTCGCAGGGCAAGTACGACGAGCTGCAGAAGAACTTCGACGAGCAGGCGGCGACGCTGCAGGAGCGCGAGGCGCGGATCGTCTCCCTCGAGGAGGCCCTCGCTGCCGAGGAGCGCAAGAGCGCCGAGCAGGCGAAGACCATCGAGCAGCTCCAGGGGCAGCTCGCGTCGCTGCAGCGCGATCAGGCCAACCTGCTCAAGGATCGCGCGAGCCTCGCCGCCTCGGTGGAGGAGATGCAGGACGCCCTCGCCGAGGCCAACCGTCGCAAGGCCGAGGCGGACGCGCGCATCGCCGAGTACCGCAACCTCCTCGCCCGCTTCCAGCCGCTCATCGACGCCGGCAAGCTCCGGGTGAAGATCGTCGACGGCCGCATGGTGGTGGAGCTGCCCACCGACGTGCTCTTCGCCTCGGGCTCCGCGCGCCTCGCGCAGGAGGGCCAGCAGGCGGTGGCGGAGGTGAGCCGCGTGCTCGCCGAGATCCCCGACCGGCAGTTCATGGTCGAGGGGCACACGGACGACGTGCCGATCAAGACCGCGCAGTACCCGTCGAACTGGGAGCTCGCTGCGGCGCGCGCGATCACCGTGGCCAAGACGATGATCGACGCGGGCATGCAGCCCGAGCGCCTCAGCGCTGCGAGCTTCGGCGAGTTCAAGCCGGCGCAGTCGAACGAGTCGAAGGAAGGCCGCACCGCGAACCGGCGGATCGAGATCGTGGTGGTGCCGGATCTCTCCAGCCTCCCCGGCTTCGAGGAGCTGCAGCGGGCAGCGGGCGAGAGCTGA
- the mobB gene encoding molybdopterin-guanine dinucleotide biosynthesis protein B, with protein sequence MIRYDEALARIRTGIAPLEAVELPPLRALGCHLAAPLVAPVALPPCDDSAMDGFAIRAASCVGASREAPALLPIGDGAEPIATGDPLPAWADAVAPIEWVRIEGERIAVLRAVEPGANVRRRGEDVEPGDVVAPAGARVDAGIVLAAASLGLARIRVVRRVRVAVLPVGHHLAAGRPDATGPAVVAAVRAWGALARLLPPATGDVCAVAERIESALRSADLLITAGAASVGESDVVPATVERMGAELLFHGVSIKPGKPIGVARHEGRTLLLVPGSPTAALAGLEGIGRQVHACLAGDPVGVAPVATRLGAPLDRRKGKTGLLRGKVHAAGGGLVFTAAKKQGPAQIAAVAGTNALAVIPPDVEAIDAGNDLPVLLLDRPEVRAEAARVVAVCGYSGAGKTWVVEQLVARLTARGLRVATVKHDGCGGATEESDSDTAKHRAAGAFATTLVDDAGTVVRSGPLPLARIAADHLARGADLVIAEGFKTDRAVPKIEVAARGRERVHAAPLLAYATDGEPEMSAPSFAPDAAGMDALAQLILERTGF encoded by the coding sequence TTGATCCGCTACGACGAGGCCCTGGCGCGGATCCGCACGGGCATCGCACCGCTGGAGGCGGTGGAGCTGCCGCCGCTCCGCGCCCTCGGCTGCCATCTCGCCGCGCCGCTGGTGGCGCCCGTGGCGCTGCCGCCCTGCGACGACAGCGCGATGGACGGCTTCGCGATCCGGGCCGCGTCGTGTGTTGGGGCGTCCCGGGAGGCGCCAGCCCTGCTGCCGATCGGCGACGGGGCGGAGCCGATCGCCACCGGGGATCCGCTGCCTGCGTGGGCGGACGCGGTGGCGCCGATCGAGTGGGTGCGGATCGAGGGGGAGCGGATCGCCGTGCTCCGGGCGGTGGAGCCCGGGGCGAACGTCCGGCGCCGCGGGGAGGACGTGGAGCCTGGGGACGTGGTGGCGCCTGCAGGGGCGCGGGTGGATGCGGGGATCGTGCTCGCCGCTGCATCGCTGGGGCTCGCGCGGATTCGCGTGGTGCGGCGGGTGCGGGTGGCGGTGCTGCCGGTCGGGCACCACCTGGCGGCGGGGCGCCCCGACGCCACGGGGCCTGCGGTGGTGGCGGCGGTGCGGGCGTGGGGGGCGCTGGCGCGGCTGCTGCCGCCGGCGACCGGCGATGTTTGCGCCGTGGCGGAGCGGATCGAGTCCGCGCTGCGCTCGGCCGATCTGCTGATCACCGCGGGGGCCGCGTCGGTGGGCGAGAGCGACGTGGTGCCTGCAACGGTGGAGCGCATGGGCGCGGAGCTGCTCTTCCACGGCGTGTCGATCAAGCCGGGCAAGCCCATCGGCGTGGCGCGGCACGAGGGGCGCACGCTGCTGCTCGTGCCCGGCAGCCCCACCGCGGCGCTCGCTGGGCTGGAGGGGATCGGACGGCAGGTGCACGCGTGCCTCGCGGGGGATCCCGTCGGCGTGGCGCCGGTGGCGACACGGCTCGGCGCGCCGCTCGACCGCCGCAAGGGCAAGACCGGCCTGCTCCGCGGCAAGGTGCACGCTGCTGGCGGTGGCCTGGTCTTCACCGCAGCGAAGAAGCAGGGCCCCGCGCAGATCGCGGCGGTGGCGGGCACCAACGCCCTCGCGGTGATCCCGCCGGATGTCGAAGCGATCGATGCGGGCAACGACCTGCCCGTCCTTCTCCTCGATCGCCCCGAGGTCAGGGCGGAGGCGGCACGCGTCGTCGCCGTGTGCGGCTACTCCGGCGCGGGAAAGACCTGGGTGGTGGAGCAGCTCGTCGCCCGCCTCACCGCACGCGGCCTGCGCGTGGCCACCGTGAAACACGACGGCTGCGGAGGAGCCACCGAGGAGTCGGACTCCGACACGGCCAAGCACCGCGCCGCCGGCGCCTTCGCCACCACCCTCGTCGACGACGCCGGGACGGTGGTGCGCAGCGGCCCCCTGCCCCTCGCGCGGATCGCCGCCGATCACCTGGCACGCGGCGCCGATCTCGTGATCGCCGAGGGCTTCAAGACCGACCGTGCCGTGCCGAAGATCGAGGTCGCCGCCCGGGGGCGAGAGCGCGTGCACGCGGCCCCGCTGCTCGCGTACGCGACGGACGGAGAGCCGGAGATGAGTGCGCCCAGCTTCGCGCCCGACGCGGCGGGAATGGACGCCCTCGCGCAGCTGATCCTCGAGCGCACCGGCTTCTAG
- a CDS encoding FKBP-type peptidyl-prolyl cis-trans isomerase, with the protein MNQIRILTAVALALFVTACNENKPAETAPAAEQQQPEKATPTAGAEAQQPKELPAPPDVAAAPADAQKTESGLASKVLQPGTGDKKPGPEDVVTVHYTGWTTDGKMFDSSVTRGQPANFPLNRVIPGWTEGLQLMTVGEKRRFWIPEELAYKGRPGPQGTLVFDVELVAIKEAPKPIPAPEDVKAPPRDARKLPSGVAIKTLQKGTGTQKPKATDKVEVHYTGWTTDGKMFDSSVVRGRPATFPLGAVIPGWTQALQEMVKGEKARIWIPEELAYKGRPGAPQGMLVFDVELLDIVAPSTPSPRPQPSAPPPAGTTKPKAPAPK; encoded by the coding sequence ATGAACCAGATCCGCATCCTGACCGCAGTGGCGCTGGCACTCTTCGTCACCGCCTGCAACGAAAACAAGCCCGCCGAGACCGCTCCTGCTGCAGAGCAGCAGCAGCCGGAGAAGGCGACCCCCACCGCAGGCGCGGAGGCGCAGCAGCCGAAGGAGCTGCCGGCGCCGCCCGACGTCGCCGCGGCGCCCGCCGACGCGCAGAAGACCGAGTCCGGTCTCGCGTCGAAGGTCCTGCAGCCCGGCACCGGCGACAAGAAGCCCGGCCCCGAGGACGTGGTCACCGTGCACTACACGGGCTGGACCACCGACGGGAAGATGTTCGACAGCTCGGTCACCCGCGGCCAGCCCGCGAACTTCCCGCTCAACCGCGTCATCCCCGGCTGGACCGAGGGCCTGCAGCTGATGACCGTGGGCGAGAAGCGCCGCTTCTGGATCCCCGAGGAGCTCGCCTACAAGGGCCGCCCCGGTCCGCAGGGCACGCTGGTCTTCGACGTGGAACTCGTCGCGATCAAGGAAGCGCCCAAGCCGATCCCCGCACCCGAGGACGTGAAGGCGCCGCCCAGGGACGCGCGCAAGCTCCCCTCCGGCGTGGCGATCAAGACGCTGCAGAAGGGCACCGGCACCCAGAAGCCCAAGGCCACCGACAAGGTCGAGGTCCACTACACGGGCTGGACCACCGACGGGAAGATGTTCGACAGCTCGGTGGTCCGCGGCCGCCCCGCCACCTTCCCCCTCGGCGCGGTGATCCCCGGCTGGACCCAGGCGCTGCAGGAGATGGTGAAGGGCGAGAAGGCCCGGATCTGGATCCCCGAGGAGCTCGCCTACAAGGGCCGCCCCGGCGCGCCGCAGGGCATGCTCGTCTTCGACGTCGAGCTCCTCGACATCGTGGCGCCGAGCACCCCGAGCCCGCGCCCGCAGCCCTCGGCGCCGCCTCCCGCGGGCACCACCAAGCCCAAGGCGCCCGCGCCGAAGTAA
- the bla gene encoding subclass B1 metallo-beta-lactamase, producing MKCVGLIAFALLLAACAGSNAARVAPAVEHVDLGDDLELRELADGLWLHVSSKEMPGYGKVPSNGLVVLGPDGALLVDTPWTPSQTQALVAWIEQVQRSRLVDVVVTHAHEDRTGGVAALADEVRIHALAETAALSAGLGRPFTPVELPPTASLDLAGGKIETFFPGAGHAPDNIVVWLPERQLLFGGCFVKAGAAGNLGNVADADLASWGGAVERVRERYPDADVVVPGHGPLGGPELLVHTGALIEAAGGEQAR from the coding sequence ATGAAGTGTGTTGGGCTCATCGCCTTCGCGCTGCTGCTCGCCGCCTGCGCCGGCAGCAACGCGGCGCGGGTGGCGCCTGCCGTCGAGCACGTCGACCTCGGCGACGACCTCGAGCTGCGCGAGCTCGCGGACGGTCTGTGGCTCCACGTGTCGTCGAAGGAGATGCCCGGCTACGGCAAGGTGCCGTCGAATGGCCTGGTGGTGCTCGGGCCCGACGGCGCGCTCCTCGTCGACACGCCGTGGACGCCTTCGCAGACGCAGGCGCTGGTCGCGTGGATCGAGCAGGTGCAGCGGAGCCGGCTGGTGGACGTGGTCGTCACCCACGCGCACGAGGACCGGACGGGCGGCGTCGCGGCGCTCGCCGACGAGGTGCGCATCCACGCTCTCGCGGAGACCGCGGCGCTCTCCGCCGGGCTCGGCAGGCCGTTCACGCCGGTGGAGCTGCCGCCTACTGCGTCGCTCGATCTGGCGGGCGGGAAGATCGAGACCTTCTTCCCCGGCGCAGGCCACGCCCCCGACAACATCGTGGTGTGGCTGCCCGAGCGGCAGCTGCTCTTCGGCGGCTGCTTCGTGAAGGCGGGCGCCGCCGGCAACCTTGGCAACGTGGCGGACGCGGATCTGGCCAGCTGGGGCGGCGCGGTGGAGCGGGTGCGGGAGCGTTACCCGGATGCCGACGTGGTGGTGCCGGGGCACGGTCCCCTGGGCGGCCCTGAGCTGCTGGTCCACACCGGCGCGCTGATCGAGGCTGCCGGCGGGGAGCAGGCGCGTTGA
- a CDS encoding diaminopimelate dehydrogenase, whose protein sequence is MSEAIRIGIVGYGNLGRGVEQALAQNPDMRLEGIFTRRAPASIAPLQAGTKVHRMEALDGLRDAIDVLVLCGGSRDDLPVQAPALASRFCVVDSFDTHARIPEHFAAVDAAARGGGTTAVIAVGWDPGLFSLGRLYGEAFLPAGATHTFWGPGLSQGHSDAIRRVPGVKMGVQYTLPAEAAMERVRAGERPSFVTREMHTRACYVVLEEGADPSEVERAIQTMPHYFADYDTTVAFIDEEEFRRSHGKMPHGGFVIRTGETGQQSKQLFELRLALDSNPEFTASVLVAYARACHRLRQRGEVGAKTVFDIAPGLLSPREPAELRREML, encoded by the coding sequence ATGAGCGAAGCGATCAGGATCGGAATCGTCGGCTACGGGAACCTCGGACGCGGCGTCGAGCAGGCCCTCGCGCAGAACCCCGACATGCGGCTGGAGGGGATCTTCACCCGCCGTGCGCCCGCGTCGATCGCCCCGCTGCAGGCAGGCACGAAGGTCCACCGGATGGAGGCGCTCGACGGCCTGCGCGACGCCATCGACGTCCTCGTCCTCTGCGGCGGCTCCCGCGACGACCTGCCGGTGCAGGCGCCGGCGCTGGCTTCCCGCTTCTGCGTCGTCGACAGCTTCGACACCCACGCGCGGATCCCCGAGCATTTCGCCGCCGTCGACGCCGCCGCCCGCGGGGGCGGGACGACCGCGGTGATCGCAGTGGGCTGGGATCCGGGCCTCTTCTCCCTCGGCCGCCTCTACGGCGAGGCCTTCCTCCCCGCAGGCGCCACCCACACCTTCTGGGGCCCGGGCCTGAGCCAGGGCCACTCGGACGCGATCCGGCGCGTGCCGGGGGTGAAGATGGGCGTGCAGTACACCCTGCCCGCAGAGGCGGCGATGGAGCGGGTGCGCGCCGGCGAGCGGCCGTCGTTCGTCACCCGGGAGATGCACACCCGCGCCTGTTACGTCGTCCTCGAGGAGGGCGCGGATCCCAGCGAGGTGGAGCGCGCGATCCAGACGATGCCCCACTACTTCGCCGACTACGACACCACGGTGGCCTTCATCGACGAGGAGGAGTTCCGCCGGTCGCACGGGAAGATGCCGCACGGCGGCTTCGTGATCCGCACCGGGGAGACGGGGCAGCAGAGCAAGCAGCTCTTCGAGCTCCGCCTCGCCCTCGACAGCAACCCGGAGTTCACGGCGAGCGTGCTCGTGGCCTACGCCCGCGCCTGCCACCGGCTGCGCCAGCGCGGCGAGGTGGGCGCGAAGACGGTCTTCGACATCGCGCCGGGGCTGCTCTCGCCGCGGGAGCCTGCCGAGCTGCGGCGGGAGATGCTCTGA
- a CDS encoding transposase — translation MGKEREPEQGELPYRFRGGKRDGAGRKPKGERAGVSHLARSHVNGREPVHVGLRLQRGLPDLQRRKAFAAVEKAFEAAAARRDDFRVTHYSVQGNHLHLIVEAENGSALSRGMQGLCIRLARAINRLAKRTGKVFADRFWSRLLKTPREVRHAIAYVLGNSRKHAERMGLWITLPAADPFAAGPGQDRPGLEAPRTWLLRVGWTRAPAPRAALDVPF, via the coding sequence ATGGGCAAGGAACGCGAGCCGGAGCAGGGCGAGCTGCCCTACAGGTTCCGGGGTGGCAAGCGTGATGGGGCGGGGCGGAAGCCGAAGGGCGAGCGCGCCGGCGTCTCGCACCTGGCGCGCAGCCACGTGAACGGGCGCGAGCCGGTGCACGTGGGCCTTCGTCTGCAGCGAGGGCTGCCGGATCTCCAGCGCCGAAAGGCGTTCGCTGCGGTGGAGAAGGCCTTCGAGGCGGCTGCAGCACGGCGGGACGACTTTCGCGTCACCCACTATTCGGTGCAGGGGAACCACCTGCACCTCATTGTCGAGGCCGAGAACGGCAGCGCGCTCTCCCGCGGCATGCAGGGACTCTGCATTCGTCTCGCCCGCGCCATCAACCGGCTGGCGAAGCGCACCGGGAAGGTCTTTGCCGATCGCTTCTGGTCGCGGCTGCTGAAGACGCCACGCGAAGTGCGGCACGCGATCGCCTACGTGCTGGGCAACTCGCGCAAACACGCGGAGCGCATGGGCCTCTGGATCACGCTGCCGGCAGCCGATCCCTTCGCTGCCGGGCCCGGGCAGGATCGCCCGGGTCTCGAGGCGCCGCGGACCTGGCTGCTGCGGGTGGGGTGGACGAGAGCGCCGGCGCCACGCGCTGCCCTCGACGTCCCGTTTTGA
- a CDS encoding sigma-54 interaction domain-containing protein translates to MPEALPTMDDGLCTVCGLSQDLTFGRNAIRIVAESPSMQQVLRRVARIAPTDAGVLLAGESGTGKEVVARAIHDASARATKRFVAINCAALPPDLLESELFGHARGAFSGAAGARRGLFEEAHGGTLFLDEIGELPAGLQAKLLRALQEGEVRRVGENESVLVDVRIIAATNCNLPELVAKKQFREDLYYRLKVFSLELPPLRARREDVLPMARAFLATEREGLRFSAEAEVALAAWPWPGNVRELRNAVRHGAVLAEGALVMPGDLPPEVAAGAAHAPPPPPQREAAIDPLWIGAGRPEDRPAPPPVQTIALPQPVLVPQQQQQQQQQRSQHHLDAFEPTAPLDDVVRAHVRAAVDACDGNRAAAARLLGVGRNTLWRWLKGGRGACNRTGRQD, encoded by the coding sequence ATGCCCGAAGCACTCCCGACGATGGACGACGGCCTCTGCACGGTCTGCGGCCTCTCGCAGGATCTCACCTTCGGCCGCAACGCCATCCGGATCGTCGCCGAGAGCCCCAGCATGCAGCAGGTGCTGCGGCGGGTGGCCCGGATCGCCCCCACCGACGCAGGCGTCCTCCTCGCCGGCGAGAGCGGCACCGGCAAGGAGGTGGTCGCCCGCGCCATCCACGACGCCAGCGCCCGCGCCACGAAACGCTTCGTTGCCATCAACTGCGCCGCGCTCCCGCCCGATCTCCTCGAGAGCGAGCTCTTCGGCCACGCCCGCGGCGCCTTCTCCGGCGCAGCCGGCGCCCGCCGCGGCCTCTTCGAGGAGGCCCACGGCGGCACGCTCTTCCTCGACGAGATCGGCGAGCTCCCCGCTGGCCTGCAGGCCAAGCTGCTCCGCGCCCTGCAGGAGGGCGAGGTGCGAAGGGTCGGCGAGAACGAGTCGGTCCTCGTCGACGTGCGGATCATCGCCGCCACCAACTGCAACCTCCCCGAGCTGGTGGCGAAAAAGCAATTCCGCGAGGATCTCTACTACCGCCTCAAGGTCTTCTCCCTCGAGCTGCCGCCGCTCCGCGCCCGCCGCGAGGACGTGCTCCCCATGGCCCGGGCCTTCCTCGCCACCGAGCGCGAGGGGCTGCGCTTCTCCGCCGAGGCGGAGGTCGCGCTCGCCGCCTGGCCCTGGCCCGGCAATGTCCGCGAGCTGCGCAACGCCGTCCGCCACGGCGCCGTCCTCGCCGAGGGCGCGCTGGTGATGCCGGGGGATCTGCCCCCCGAGGTCGCAGCGGGCGCCGCCCACGCGCCACCCCCGCCGCCGCAGCGCGAGGCTGCCATCGATCCCCTGTGGATCGGCGCAGGCCGCCCCGAGGACCGTCCCGCCCCGCCGCCGGTGCAGACGATCGCCTTGCCCCAGCCCGTGCTCGTCCCGCAGCAGCAGCAGCAGCAGCAGCAGCAGCGGTCGCAGCACCACCTCGACGCCTTCGAGCCGACCGCGCCCCTCGACGACGTGGTCCGCGCCCACGTCCGCGCAGCCGTCGATGCTTGCGACGGGAACCGCGCCGCCGCCGCCCGCCTCCTCGGCGTGGGGCGCAACACGCTGTGGCGCTGGCTCAAGGGTGGGCGCGGCGCTTGCAACCGAACCGGGCGGCAGGACTGA